A DNA window from Rhodococcus sp. Z13 contains the following coding sequences:
- a CDS encoding alpha/beta fold hydrolase: MPEPLAQHRYDRIPYLVVFEDSSPYQDVYGGTGDIVALESYLLVPRDVPSDTVLVFMHPIGGGAYLPMVNALARAGHHVVYCNSRYRGTDSALIMEKVVEDLGACIRDAKQRLGYEKVVLAGWSGGGSLSLFYQQQARHATVTATPAGDPPDLTALDLPAADAVVLLAAHVSRHGTLTEWIDPSILDETDPSRRDPELDLYAPDAPHKPPYDPEFVARYRQAQIDRNRRITVWVKEKLDELRSAGRPHDEFGFVVHGTMADPRWLDPAIDPNERVPGTCYLGDPQVVNMGPVGLARFCTLRSWLSQWSFDDARADGVACGRDIDVPTLVVGNLADNACTPSHTRRLYDAIGHPVKKLHEIPGATHYYAGPDQRPRLEEAVGVVTDFLRSVL; this comes from the coding sequence GTGCCCGAACCGCTCGCGCAGCATCGCTACGACCGCATCCCCTATCTCGTCGTGTTCGAGGATTCGTCGCCCTACCAGGACGTCTACGGCGGCACCGGGGATATCGTGGCCCTGGAGTCCTATCTGCTGGTACCGCGCGACGTGCCGTCGGACACGGTGCTGGTGTTCATGCATCCCATCGGCGGCGGCGCGTATCTGCCGATGGTCAATGCCCTCGCCCGCGCGGGACACCACGTCGTCTACTGCAACAGCCGGTACCGGGGGACCGATTCGGCCCTGATCATGGAGAAGGTCGTCGAGGATCTCGGTGCCTGCATCAGGGATGCGAAACAGCGGCTCGGCTACGAGAAGGTCGTGCTGGCGGGCTGGAGCGGGGGCGGGTCCCTCTCGCTCTTCTACCAGCAGCAGGCCCGGCACGCGACCGTCACCGCCACACCCGCGGGCGACCCACCGGACCTCACCGCACTCGACCTGCCCGCCGCCGACGCAGTGGTGCTGCTCGCGGCGCACGTGAGCCGTCACGGCACGTTGACCGAGTGGATCGATCCGTCGATCCTCGACGAGACGGACCCGTCCCGGCGCGATCCGGAACTGGACCTCTACGCCCCCGACGCACCCCACAAGCCTCCCTACGACCCGGAATTCGTCGCCCGCTACCGGCAGGCCCAGATCGACCGCAACCGCCGGATCACCGTGTGGGTGAAGGAGAAGCTGGACGAACTGAGGTCCGCGGGTCGCCCCCACGACGAGTTCGGATTCGTCGTGCACGGCACGATGGCCGATCCGCGCTGGCTCGACCCGGCCATCGACCCCAACGAACGGGTCCCCGGCACGTGCTATCTCGGCGACCCGCAGGTGGTGAACATGGGGCCGGTCGGGCTGGCCCGCTTCTGCACACTGCGGAGCTGGTTGTCGCAGTGGAGTTTCGACGACGCGCGCGCCGACGGTGTCGCCTGCGGGCGCGACATCGACGTCCCGACTCTCGTGGTGGGAAATCTCGCCGACAACGCGTGCACGCCGAGCCACACCCGGCGCCTCTACGACGCGATCGGTCATCCCGTGAAGAAGCTGCACGAGATCCCCGGCGCGACCCACTACTACGCGGGGCCGGACCAGCGGCCCCGGCTCGAGGAAGCGGTGGGGGTGGTCACCGACTTCCTCCGCAGTGTCCTCTGA
- a CDS encoding fatty acyl-AMP ligase, with translation MSRFTEEMYATAEADTGVLITGEPGAPLQQSWGAIHRQARCMAGALAAAGIGPGDSVGILAGEPVDIAPACQSVWMRGASVTMLHQPTPRTDLQLWARDTEVVLKMIDARAVVLGTPFEIAEQLLRERGITVVTIGQMREGKPVEPVDTAESDMLLQQLTSGSTGSPKAVRITHGNFYANADAMMERVKFSLDDDVMVSWLPLFHDMGMVGFLSVPMQVGATVVSVTPLDFLRSPMLWAELISKYRGTLTAAPNFAYSLLARKLAQAPDGAVDLSSMRWMWNGAEPVDPDTMEHLAKEGERFGLDPTALAPSYGMAETTLAVSVPDPGRGMVLDVVDPDLLEAGGMAVPTSRPHARRMPTLGRLVSGLEGRVVGRDGQVLPPRGVGIIQLRGKAVTHGYLTVDGPVPAQDSDGWLDTGDVGYFTEEGHVVVCGRVKDVIIMGGRNVYPTDIERAACSVEGVRPGNAVAIRLDAGEKRESFAVAVETKLFDDPEQVRRIEREVVHAVVAEVGVRPRTVAVLGPGSIPKTSSGKLRRGNSLALLTRG, from the coding sequence GTGAGCAGGTTCACCGAAGAGATGTACGCGACGGCGGAGGCGGACACGGGGGTCCTGATCACCGGGGAGCCGGGAGCACCCCTGCAGCAGAGCTGGGGGGCCATCCACCGTCAGGCCCGCTGCATGGCGGGCGCACTCGCCGCCGCGGGCATCGGGCCGGGCGACTCCGTGGGCATCCTCGCCGGGGAACCCGTGGACATCGCCCCCGCCTGCCAGAGCGTGTGGATGCGCGGGGCCAGCGTGACGATGCTGCACCAGCCCACACCCCGCACCGACCTGCAGTTGTGGGCACGCGACACCGAGGTCGTGCTGAAGATGATCGACGCGCGTGCCGTCGTCCTCGGCACTCCCTTCGAGATCGCCGAGCAGTTGCTGCGCGAGCGCGGGATCACGGTGGTGACCATCGGGCAGATGCGGGAGGGGAAGCCCGTCGAGCCCGTGGACACCGCCGAATCGGACATGCTGCTGCAGCAGCTGACCTCGGGGTCCACCGGTTCCCCGAAGGCCGTGCGGATCACGCACGGGAACTTCTACGCCAACGCCGACGCGATGATGGAGCGCGTCAAGTTCTCGCTCGACGACGACGTGATGGTCAGCTGGCTTCCGCTGTTCCACGACATGGGGATGGTGGGGTTCCTCAGCGTCCCGATGCAGGTGGGTGCCACGGTCGTGTCGGTCACGCCGCTGGACTTCCTGCGGTCGCCGATGCTGTGGGCGGAACTGATCAGCAAGTACCGCGGAACCCTCACGGCGGCACCCAACTTCGCGTACTCGCTGCTCGCCCGGAAGCTGGCGCAGGCACCCGACGGAGCGGTGGACCTGTCGTCGATGCGCTGGATGTGGAACGGGGCCGAACCCGTCGACCCCGACACGATGGAGCACCTCGCGAAGGAGGGGGAGCGGTTCGGTCTCGACCCCACCGCCCTGGCCCCGTCCTACGGGATGGCCGAGACCACCCTCGCGGTGTCGGTACCCGATCCCGGCCGCGGCATGGTCCTCGACGTCGTCGACCCCGACCTGCTCGAGGCCGGCGGCATGGCGGTGCCCACCAGCCGGCCGCACGCGCGCCGCATGCCCACCCTCGGCCGGCTCGTCTCCGGGCTCGAGGGCCGGGTGGTCGGCCGCGACGGGCAGGTGCTCCCGCCCCGCGGGGTCGGCATCATCCAGCTGCGCGGCAAGGCCGTCACACACGGCTATCTCACCGTCGACGGACCGGTCCCGGCCCAGGACTCCGACGGCTGGCTCGACACCGGCGACGTCGGCTACTTCACCGAGGAAGGTCACGTCGTGGTGTGCGGGCGGGTGAAGGACGTCATCATCATGGGTGGCCGCAACGTCTATCCCACCGACATCGAGCGGGCGGCGTGCAGCGTCGAGGGCGTGCGTCCCGGCAACGCCGTCGCGATCCGGCTCGACGCAGGGGAGAAGCGCGAGTCCTTCGCCGTCGCGGTCGAGACCAAGCTGTTCGACGACCCCGAACAGGTGCGGCGCATCGAACGCGAGGTCGTGCACGCGGTGGTCGCCGAGGTGGGGGTGCGGCCGCGCACCGTGGCGGTGCTCGGGCCGGGCAGCATCCCGAAGACGTCCTCGGGCAAGCTGCGGCGCGGGAACTCGCTGGCGCTGCTCACCCGCGGCTGA
- a CDS encoding peptide chain release factor 3, with translation MSTPHASADSRSTGSTKPASAKEVRAEAERRRTFAVISHPDAGKSTLTEALALHARVISEAGAVHGKAGRKSTVSDWMEMEKARGISVSSTALQFNYTSEEAPRGEDGSETVNVINLVDTPGHSDFSEDTYRVLTAVDAAVMLIDAAKGLEPQTLKLFQVCRHRGIPVITVINKWDRPGRTPLELLDEIQERIGLTPTPLFWPVGIAGDFRGLLRRGEDGAAVEYIKFTRTAGGAKIAPEEHLSPDEALSREGDTWAEAAEESELLSASGQDHDQELFLAGQTSPVIFASAMLNFGVRQILDTLVALAPAPGARLDVDGNPRSVDDPFSAVVFKVQAGMDTAHRDRLAFMRVVSGVFERGMVVTHAQTGKPFATKYALTVFGRERSTVENAYPGDVVGLVNATALAPGHTLFVDRKVEFPPIPSFAPEHFAILRAESASKYKQFRKAVDQLDSEGVVQILRNDIRGDASPVMAAVGPMQFEVVAARMKAEYNVDPKIEPLGYSLARRTDAASVDELNRQRGVEVFTRSDGVLLALVSDKWRLQYIQKELPELTLEPLVAATD, from the coding sequence GTGAGCACCCCGCATGCTTCGGCCGACAGTCGTTCCACCGGCAGCACGAAGCCTGCATCCGCGAAGGAAGTGCGCGCCGAGGCGGAGCGCCGGCGCACGTTCGCCGTCATCTCCCACCCGGACGCGGGCAAGTCGACGCTCACCGAGGCGCTCGCGCTGCACGCCCGGGTGATCTCCGAAGCCGGCGCGGTCCACGGCAAGGCCGGGCGCAAGTCCACCGTGTCGGACTGGATGGAGATGGAGAAGGCCCGCGGCATCTCCGTCAGCTCCACGGCGCTGCAGTTCAACTACACCTCCGAGGAGGCGCCCCGCGGCGAGGACGGCAGCGAGACGGTCAACGTCATCAACCTCGTCGACACCCCCGGCCACTCCGACTTCTCCGAGGACACCTACCGCGTCCTCACCGCCGTCGACGCCGCCGTCATGCTCATCGACGCCGCGAAGGGCCTCGAGCCGCAGACGCTGAAGCTGTTCCAGGTGTGCCGCCACCGCGGCATCCCGGTGATCACGGTGATCAACAAGTGGGACCGCCCGGGCCGCACCCCGCTCGAGCTGCTCGACGAGATCCAGGAGCGCATCGGGCTGACGCCGACGCCGCTGTTCTGGCCGGTGGGCATCGCCGGTGACTTCCGTGGCCTGCTGCGCCGCGGCGAGGACGGTGCCGCCGTCGAGTACATCAAGTTCACCCGCACCGCCGGTGGCGCGAAGATCGCGCCCGAGGAGCACCTGTCCCCCGACGAGGCGCTGAGCCGTGAGGGCGACACCTGGGCCGAGGCCGCCGAGGAGTCGGAGCTGCTCTCGGCCAGCGGCCAGGACCACGACCAGGAGCTGTTCCTGGCCGGGCAGACCTCCCCGGTGATCTTCGCGTCCGCGATGCTCAACTTCGGTGTGCGGCAGATCCTCGACACGCTCGTCGCGCTGGCGCCCGCCCCGGGTGCCCGCCTCGACGTCGACGGCAATCCCCGCTCGGTCGACGACCCGTTCAGCGCCGTGGTCTTCAAGGTGCAGGCCGGCATGGACACCGCGCACCGCGACCGGCTGGCGTTCATGCGTGTCGTCTCCGGTGTGTTCGAGCGCGGCATGGTCGTCACCCACGCCCAGACCGGCAAGCCCTTCGCCACCAAGTACGCCCTGACGGTCTTCGGCCGCGAGCGGTCGACGGTGGAGAACGCCTATCCCGGCGACGTCGTCGGCCTGGTCAACGCCACCGCGCTGGCACCGGGCCACACGCTCTTCGTCGACCGGAAGGTGGAATTCCCGCCGATCCCGTCGTTCGCCCCCGAACACTTCGCGATCCTGCGGGCCGAGAGTGCCTCGAAGTACAAGCAGTTCCGCAAGGCCGTGGACCAGCTCGACTCCGAGGGTGTCGTGCAGATCCTGCGCAACGACATCCGCGGCGACGCCTCACCGGTGATGGCCGCCGTCGGCCCGATGCAGTTCGAGGTGGTCGCCGCGCGCATGAAGGCCGAGTACAACGTCGACCCGAAGATCGAGCCGCTCGGTTACTCCCTCGCCCGCCGCACCGACGCGGCGTCGGTGGACGAGCTGAACCGGCAGCGCGGCGTCGAGGTCTTCACCCGTTCCGACGGGGTGCTCCTGGCACTGGTGAGCGACAAGTGGCGCCTGCAGTACATCCAGAAGGAGCTGCCGGAGCTCACCCTCGAGCCGCTGGTCGCCGCCACCGACTGA
- the egtA gene encoding ergothioneine biosynthesis glutamate--cysteine ligase EgtA encodes MAMAIDSASSRAHRHLDSRLEAERYVGRRSFRLAPPKLIGVELEWLTARADVTASRPELATLVEALGPHAPRTVVPTSSARPLPSGSLVTLEPGGQVELSSVPCTSARQVCDRLTADTRMLRALLARRSVTMLDSSADEVRPPHRLLRTPRYGAMELRYDSIGPMGRLMMNSTASVQVSVDTGADDVEVALRWDLLHAIAPAMIAAFATSPRLRGAPEGEWASQRMRTWLEIDPALTHVDHPADYPAWVLDAPLMCVRSSSPDWYAPPGATFAAWLEGEFDDEIGRRPTTDDLDYHMTTLFPPVRPCGHLEVRYIDAQPGDLWQVPVAAIEALLSSPAVVEEARAIVAPVREMWKEAAQVGLKSVELRAAAAGLLSLAAESSRDMRFTAALDAAAARCLRGRAPGEEMR; translated from the coding sequence ATGGCGATGGCGATCGACTCAGCATCGTCACGTGCCCACCGGCACCTCGACTCCCGCCTCGAGGCGGAGCGCTACGTCGGCCGCCGCAGCTTCCGGTTGGCGCCCCCGAAACTGATCGGGGTGGAGCTCGAATGGCTCACCGCCCGCGCCGACGTCACCGCCTCCCGCCCGGAACTCGCCACGCTCGTCGAAGCTCTCGGCCCGCACGCGCCGCGCACCGTCGTGCCGACCTCCTCGGCCCGGCCGCTGCCGTCGGGCAGTCTCGTCACCCTGGAACCGGGCGGGCAGGTGGAACTGTCGAGCGTGCCCTGCACCTCGGCGCGGCAGGTCTGCGACCGGCTCACCGCCGACACCCGCATGCTGCGGGCGCTGCTCGCGCGCCGGTCGGTGACGATGCTCGACAGCTCCGCCGACGAGGTGCGGCCACCGCACCGGCTGCTGCGCACCCCGCGCTACGGCGCGATGGAGCTGCGTTACGACAGCATCGGGCCGATGGGCCGGCTGATGATGAACAGCACCGCCTCGGTGCAGGTCAGCGTCGACACCGGCGCCGACGACGTCGAGGTCGCCCTCCGCTGGGATCTGTTGCACGCCATCGCCCCGGCGATGATCGCCGCGTTCGCGACCTCGCCGCGGCTGCGGGGTGCGCCGGAGGGGGAGTGGGCGTCGCAGCGCATGCGCACCTGGCTCGAGATCGATCCGGCGCTGACCCACGTCGACCATCCCGCCGACTACCCGGCGTGGGTGCTCGACGCGCCGCTGATGTGCGTGCGGTCGTCGTCGCCCGACTGGTACGCCCCGCCGGGCGCGACCTTCGCGGCGTGGCTCGAAGGCGAGTTCGACGACGAGATCGGCCGCCGCCCCACCACCGACGATCTCGACTACCACATGACCACCCTGTTCCCGCCGGTCCGCCCGTGCGGTCACCTCGAGGTCCGGTACATCGACGCCCAGCCCGGCGACCTGTGGCAGGTGCCGGTCGCCGCCATCGAAGCTCTCCTGTCCTCCCCGGCCGTCGTCGAGGAGGCCCGCGCGATCGTCGCCCCGGTGCGCGAGATGTGGAAGGAGGCCGCCCAGGTGGGTCTGAAGTCCGTCGAACTCCGCGCCGCCGCAGCGGGTCTGCTCTCGCTCGCGGCGGAGTCCTCGCGCGACATGCGGTTCACCGCGGCGCTCGACGCCGCGGCCGCCCGGTGTCTGCGCGGCCGCGCTCCCGGGGAGGAGATGCGGTGA
- a CDS encoding homogentisate 1,2-dioxygenase: MESFVHLRKGVTPHRIHADLDGLEDDELGRSGFTGRTAHLYRRNDPTEYRTVGPLRPLDVIASNLRPTDLDDPAGSPLTLFTNPDCRIMLSRRATAMPFHVRHVDGDLLSFVHHGTGTFETEFGPLAYRPGNWVYLPKATTFRHVPDGDCFLLMIEATDEFRVPPPRELGRHFPFDPAQITVPEPQAYQDDGDREYEVRLVHEGGPTSLFQRHHPLDVEGWRGDNFPFTFNIDDYNAIGSDSVHLPPTVHLFMQATGVYVMNFLPRPAEGVPGTERVPWYHRNVDFDEIAFFHGGEIFGVEMPETLLSHAPQGLHHGAPRRARERARRRHDQDTRIGWKVVAIDTRRRLVPSAELLAAVPEPD, encoded by the coding sequence ATGGAGTCGTTCGTCCATCTGCGTAAGGGTGTGACACCGCACCGGATCCACGCCGATCTCGACGGTCTCGAGGACGACGAACTCGGCCGGTCCGGCTTCACCGGCCGCACGGCGCACCTGTACCGGCGCAACGATCCGACCGAGTACCGGACCGTGGGACCGCTCCGTCCGCTGGACGTGATCGCCTCGAATCTGCGCCCCACCGATCTCGACGATCCCGCCGGGTCACCGCTGACCCTGTTCACCAATCCCGACTGCCGGATCATGCTGAGCCGCCGAGCGACCGCGATGCCGTTCCACGTCCGGCACGTCGACGGCGACCTGCTGTCCTTCGTCCATCACGGAACCGGCACCTTCGAAACCGAATTCGGTCCTCTCGCATATCGTCCCGGCAACTGGGTGTACCTGCCGAAGGCCACCACCTTCCGCCACGTCCCCGACGGCGACTGTTTCCTGCTCATGATCGAGGCCACCGACGAGTTCCGGGTACCCCCGCCCCGGGAACTCGGCCGGCACTTCCCCTTCGATCCCGCGCAGATCACCGTGCCGGAACCGCAGGCGTATCAGGACGACGGCGACCGCGAGTACGAGGTGCGGCTCGTGCACGAGGGTGGACCCACCTCGTTGTTCCAACGGCATCATCCCCTCGACGTCGAGGGCTGGCGCGGTGACAACTTCCCGTTCACCTTCAACATCGACGACTACAACGCCATCGGGTCGGACAGCGTGCACCTGCCACCCACCGTGCATCTGTTCATGCAGGCCACCGGCGTGTACGTGATGAACTTCCTGCCCCGGCCGGCGGAGGGTGTGCCCGGCACCGAACGCGTGCCGTGGTACCACCGCAACGTCGACTTCGACGAGATCGCGTTCTTCCACGGCGGGGAGATCTTCGGCGTGGAGATGCCCGAGACACTGCTCAGCCACGCTCCGCAGGGACTGCACCACGGAGCGCCGCGTCGCGCCCGTGAACGCGCGCGACGACGCCACGACCAGGACACCCGCATCGGATGGAAGGTCGTCGCGATCGACACCCGCCGGCGTCTCGTCCCGTCCGCCGAACTCCTCGCCGCCGTCCCCGAGCCCGACTAG
- a CDS encoding enoyl-CoA hydratase/isomerase family protein, which yields MNESNIRTRVANGVGEVQLDRAGALNALDRPMIRAVHAALLEWRDDPAVTAVLVTSTSDRAFCAGGDVKPVREAALAGDFDAVREAFADEYRLDELVAGYPKPYLAVLDGVTMGGGLGISVHGAVRVTTERTTMAMPETAIGFVPDVGSSHFLPRLRGTTARCDAVGMYLGLTGSRIDAGDALAVGLATHYVPSARIGEFADRVRSGHWRDALDEFVEPAPESTLAQRFTDIEKVFGDGTVLEMVARLDRLDDIDPEWAERTRTTLRSLSPTSVWATAELLRRGAESTIEECFARELDVAVRVAATPDFAEGVRAVLVDKTRDPQWSPATLDEVDPEMISGLFGDGS from the coding sequence GTGAACGAGTCCAACATCCGCACACGCGTCGCCAACGGTGTCGGCGAAGTGCAACTCGACCGGGCGGGCGCCCTCAACGCCCTCGACCGGCCGATGATCCGTGCCGTCCATGCGGCGCTGCTCGAATGGCGCGACGACCCGGCGGTCACCGCCGTCCTCGTCACCAGCACCTCCGACCGCGCGTTCTGCGCCGGCGGCGATGTCAAACCGGTACGGGAGGCGGCCCTCGCGGGCGATTTCGACGCGGTCCGGGAGGCCTTCGCCGACGAGTACCGGCTCGACGAGCTCGTTGCCGGCTATCCCAAGCCCTATCTGGCCGTCCTCGATGGCGTCACCATGGGCGGCGGCCTCGGTATCTCGGTGCACGGCGCGGTGCGGGTGACCACCGAACGGACCACGATGGCCATGCCCGAGACCGCCATCGGGTTCGTTCCCGACGTCGGCTCGAGTCACTTCCTGCCGCGGCTGCGCGGCACCACCGCCCGCTGCGACGCCGTCGGCATGTACCTCGGCCTCACCGGCAGCCGGATCGACGCGGGCGACGCCCTCGCCGTCGGCCTGGCCACCCACTACGTGCCCAGCGCCCGCATCGGCGAGTTCGCCGACCGGGTCCGCTCCGGGCACTGGCGCGACGCCCTCGACGAGTTCGTCGAACCTGCGCCGGAATCGACTCTGGCGCAACGCTTCACCGACATCGAGAAGGTCTTCGGCGATGGCACGGTGCTCGAGATGGTCGCGCGCCTCGACCGGCTCGACGACATCGACCCCGAGTGGGCCGAACGCACCCGCACCACCCTCCGGTCGCTGTCGCCGACGAGCGTGTGGGCGACGGCCGAACTGCTGCGCCGCGGCGCCGAGAGCACGATCGAGGAGTGCTTCGCCCGCGAACTCGACGTCGCCGTACGGGTCGCGGCGACACCGGATTTCGCGGAGGGTGTGCGCGCCGTGCTCGTCGACAAGACCCGCGACCCGCAGTGGTCGCCGGCGACCCTCGACGAGGTGGACCCGGAGATGATCTCCGGGTTGTTCGGCGACGGCTCCTAG
- the pth gene encoding aminoacyl-tRNA hydrolase — protein sequence MSEDTALVVGLGNPGPKYENTRHNIGFMVADVLAGRVGGKFSAHKRSNSEIVQARLDGRQVVVAKPRTYMNLSGGPVAGLAKFFSVDPANIVVVHDELDLDFGTIRLKLGGGENGHNGLRSISSSLGTKDYLRVRMGIGRPPGRQDPADFVLKPFSAAERKDLDVWCEEGADAVELLLKLGLEGAQNRIH from the coding sequence GTGAGCGAGGACACCGCGCTCGTCGTCGGTCTCGGCAATCCCGGGCCGAAGTACGAGAACACCCGCCACAACATCGGTTTCATGGTGGCCGACGTGCTGGCCGGACGTGTGGGCGGCAAGTTCTCCGCGCACAAGCGCAGCAACTCCGAGATCGTGCAGGCGCGACTCGACGGCCGGCAGGTCGTCGTCGCCAAGCCCCGGACGTACATGAACCTGTCGGGTGGCCCGGTCGCGGGCCTGGCCAAGTTCTTCTCGGTCGACCCGGCGAACATCGTCGTCGTGCACGACGAACTCGACCTCGACTTCGGCACGATCCGCCTCAAGCTCGGCGGCGGCGAGAACGGCCACAACGGTCTGCGGTCGATCTCCTCCTCGCTCGGCACCAAGGACTACCTGCGGGTGCGGATGGGTATCGGACGCCCGCCAGGTCGCCAGGACCCCGCCGACTTCGTGCTCAAGCCCTTCTCGGCCGCCGAGCGCAAGGACCTCGACGTGTGGTGCGAGGAAGGCGCCGACGCCGTGGAACTGTTGCTGAAGCTCGGCCTCGAAGGCGCCCAGAACCGCATCCACTGA
- a CDS encoding 50S ribosomal protein L25/general stress protein Ctc: MSDENRLVASVRTEFGKGAARRARRAGQIPAVLYGHGTDPRHLALPELEFAAVLRAHGTNAVLTLDIDGEEQLALTKSVVVHPIRRYIEHADLLVVQKGEKVAVEVPLTITGEAAAGTLVVHEVTTIKVEADALNLPEEITVSIEGAEAGTQILAGGVELPAGATLADDPELLLVNVTEAPQDLEGDEGEEAAAEAAEEA; the protein is encoded by the coding sequence ATGTCCGACGAGAATCGTCTCGTAGCCAGCGTCCGTACCGAGTTCGGCAAGGGTGCCGCCCGTCGCGCCCGTCGCGCCGGCCAGATCCCCGCCGTCCTGTACGGCCACGGCACCGACCCCCGGCACCTCGCTCTCCCCGAGCTCGAGTTCGCGGCCGTGCTGCGTGCCCACGGCACCAACGCCGTCCTCACCCTGGACATCGACGGCGAGGAGCAGCTCGCGCTGACCAAGTCGGTCGTCGTCCACCCGATCCGCCGCTACATCGAGCACGCCGACCTGCTCGTCGTCCAGAAGGGCGAGAAGGTCGCCGTCGAGGTTCCGCTCACCATCACCGGTGAGGCCGCTGCCGGCACCCTCGTGGTCCACGAGGTCACCACCATCAAGGTCGAGGCCGACGCCCTGAACCTCCCCGAGGAGATCACCGTCTCGATCGAGGGCGCCGAGGCCGGCACCCAGATCCTGGCCGGTGGCGTGGAGCTGCCCGCCGGCGCCACCCTGGCCGACGATCCGGAGCTGCTGCTCGTGAACGTCACCGAGGCTCCGCAGGACCTCGAGGGCGACGAGGGCGAAGAGGCCGCCGCCGAGGCTGCCGAAGAGGCCTGA
- a CDS encoding aminotransferase class V-fold PLP-dependent enzyme, whose protein sequence is MLDLQAARRDTPGCFDRVFLDSAGSSLPPTPVLETVIAHLRREAEVGGYVAADERLDDLAAVKTSLGRLFDVPASSIALTDSASRAWTSFFYAVPLLPGDRILLSQAEYAANAIAALQRAKTTGASVEVIPSDASGRIDVDALRGMLDERVKLVSVVHAPTNGGLVNPVREVADAAHAVGALVLLDACQSVGQLPVVVPELEVDALSGTGRKWLRGPRGTGFLYVRPRLITELEPAVLDLHGATWTAPEAYELAPDASRFELWETDVAGRLGLGAAVDYLLGLGVDAVTEAIAYRAGHLRDGLADIDGVTVHDLGVQRSGIVSFTVDGVDPVAVRDALAERSVTVTVSRRSSTLLDMSARELAAVVRASPHYFVSPADVDRFLAHVHDLARS, encoded by the coding sequence GTGCTCGACCTGCAGGCGGCCCGGCGCGACACTCCGGGATGCTTCGACCGGGTGTTCCTCGACAGCGCGGGCTCGTCGCTGCCCCCGACCCCGGTGCTGGAGACGGTGATCGCCCACCTGCGCCGCGAGGCCGAGGTCGGCGGGTACGTGGCGGCGGACGAGCGGCTCGACGACCTCGCCGCGGTGAAGACCTCGCTCGGGCGCCTGTTCGACGTGCCGGCGAGCTCGATCGCGCTCACCGACAGCGCGTCGCGGGCGTGGACGTCCTTCTTCTACGCGGTTCCCCTGCTGCCCGGAGACCGCATCCTGCTCTCGCAGGCCGAATATGCCGCCAACGCGATCGCGGCGCTGCAGCGGGCGAAGACCACGGGCGCGAGCGTCGAGGTGATCCCGTCCGACGCGTCCGGCCGCATCGACGTCGACGCGCTGCGGGGAATGCTCGACGAGCGGGTGAAGCTGGTGTCGGTGGTCCACGCCCCCACCAACGGTGGGCTGGTCAATCCCGTGCGGGAGGTGGCCGACGCCGCCCACGCCGTCGGCGCCCTGGTCCTGCTCGATGCGTGCCAGTCGGTGGGCCAGCTGCCGGTCGTGGTCCCGGAACTGGAGGTCGACGCGCTCTCCGGCACCGGACGCAAGTGGCTGCGCGGCCCGCGCGGCACCGGCTTCCTCTACGTGCGGCCGCGGCTGATCACCGAGCTCGAACCCGCGGTGCTCGACCTGCACGGCGCCACCTGGACGGCCCCGGAGGCCTACGAGCTCGCGCCGGACGCCTCCCGGTTCGAACTGTGGGAGACCGACGTGGCTGGCCGGCTCGGCCTCGGCGCGGCCGTCGACTACCTGCTCGGCCTGGGTGTGGACGCGGTGACCGAGGCGATCGCCTACCGCGCCGGGCACCTGCGCGACGGCCTCGCCGACATCGACGGGGTGACCGTCCACGACCTCGGGGTGCAGCGCAGCGGCATCGTCTCGTTCACCGTGGACGGGGTCGACCCGGTGGCTGTGCGCGACGCCCTCGCCGAGCGGTCGGTGACCGTCACCGTCAGCCGCCGCAGCTCGACGCTGCTCGACATGTCGGCGCGCGAGCTGGCCGCGGTGGTGCGGGCCTCGCCGCACTACTTCGTCTCCCCCGCCGACGTCGACCGGTTCCTGGCGCACGTGCATGATCTGGCCCGCTCCTGA